A genomic region of Miscanthus floridulus cultivar M001 chromosome 3, ASM1932011v1, whole genome shotgun sequence contains the following coding sequences:
- the LOC136544808 gene encoding basic leucine zipper 43-like — protein MLSLDEAMQLDFAAGLPLLPDDMDTVGFGFDDFDFEATTAGDAAGGFHFDSTATCGAAGGGFGFHTDTTAGGASSCTSPVVGAVSATTTPAAGIIAGARAADGDEEEERLRRLKRKISNRESARRSRARQRQRAEELGRTAEALRVQRRALAARAGAATARAMAVRLDNARLQAEARALRRRLGGAQRQAVLLLALARTRLAQARAVAAVPAQQVADVVAAGTTMTW, from the coding sequence ATGCTGTCCCTCGACGAGGCCATGCAGCTCGACTTCGCCGCCGGCCTGCCGCTGCTGCCAGACGACATGGACACCGTCGGCTTCGGCTTCGACGATTTCGATTTCGAAGCGACGACTGCCGGCGATGCTGCTGGCGGTTTCCATTTCGACTCCACGGCGACATGCGGCGCTGCTGGTGGTGGTTTCGGTTTCCATACTGATACGACGGCTGGCGGCGCTTCGAGCTGCACGTCGCCCGTCGTAGGCGCCGTGTCGGCGACGACGACGCCGGCGGCTGGCATTATCGCCGGCGCCAGGGCCGCCGacggcgacgaggaggaggagcggctgCGGCGGCTGAAGCGCAAGATATCGAACCGGGAGTCGGCTCGGCGGTCGCgcgcgcggcagcggcagcgTGCGGAGGAGCTCGGGCGGACCGCGGAGGCGCTCCGTGTGCAGCGGCGCGCGCTGGCGGCGAGGGCGGGCGCTGCGACGGCGCGCGCGATGGCGGTGCGGCTCGACAACGCGCGGCTCCAGGCGGAGGCCCGCGCGCTCCGGCGACGGCTGGGCGGCGCGCAGAGGCAGGCCGTGCTGCTGCTTGCGCTGGCACGCACGCGCCTCGCGCAGGCGCGGGCGGTTGCGGCTGTGCCGGCGCAGCAGGTCGCTGACGTCGTCGCGGCCGGGACGACGATGACATGGTGA